The window tttgaggcagaacttgaacccaggtcttcctgccttggAAGCCAACTCTCTCTTCATTGCACTATTTAGATATAGCCAAcacatgagaaaaagaaagatagaaagaaggaaaggaaggaatgaagaatggaaggaaggaaggaaggaaagttggaaggaagcaaagaaggtaggaaggaaggaaagaaggtaggaaggaagaaaggaaagaaggaaggcaagtATTTCATAAGTTGAAAAAAGACTCCAACTGTCTGAATGGGCACCTCGTAGGGACAAGTAGTTGACCTTTGCTACTAAACTCTTATCCCAATTCTTCTAACTAATATGACTTTGAACTACACTtcatttttctgtgcctcagtttcctcatctgaaaatgccTAGATGATATTTTAATCCTGGATGTATACCTAAGACCTTTTCTGGCTCTTGAAACTACATGTTTCtggattaaaatggaaaaaaaacacacaaattgATGTCTTGGGTGTATTTCAGGACAAGAAGAGTATGGTCACCGCACTGACTGCAGTTCTTAGGTGGGGTTGAAAAGAGGTGGAAGAGGTGACATGAGATggtagaaagaattctggatttggtgTCAAAAGTAGCCTTTGATACTTATTGCCTTTGTGATGTTGAGGAAATCGGTCTCTCAAaggttcaatttcttcatctgtaaagtgtacTGGATcgtttctgagatcccttctagctgtaAACCCACCCTCCTATAAaccttaatttattttcttgtagTCAACTGGATTGGCTATAAGGTTGATATGATTCACTTGGTAAAGAAACGGAAATAAATGGACAGCCACACTCCCCCAAGATagactgaggaaacaaaagtgGCAGAACTTGGGGAGCACTTCCCACAAAGCTGAGCATGAAGGGACTCTGGCCCCTTAGAGTAGACACATGGTCCAGCCATAGAGGTGGCAGTGATGGTAGGGCCATGCCTCCATTGTAGTTTCTCACCTTGCATTTTGGCTATTTGAAGGTGGTTCATGATTGAACTCCAAAAGCTACCCTCTTAAGTAGAATATAAAAGGACAGAACAAAGGCTTCACCTCTCTGTCTTTTAACTTTTTAAGCATGTAGATTTGGCAGTCCGACAGCCCTCCCTTGAACTTCCAGCAAAAGGAGGACAACTCACACCTCCCCATCCTCAGTGACTATGATGGCTACAAGTAGGTGGCAGTGAGACTATATACTTAACCTAAGTGAACCTGAAACTAGACCTCAAGTCTCTGGCTACCTCCTGTTTTGTGCTTCTTTCCCTGATTCTGGGTCAATGAACAGTGATCCTGAGAAACATATATTTTTAGCTCTAGCAGTAACCTCCTAAATTCCAGAGCTTGGGAGTTTCTGAACTGGTGTCAGTGGCCCAGCAGAAGATGCTCCATGTGATGATACCAGTTCTCAGAGGAGAACATGGCCATCATCAAGAGGATTCATCCGGGTCGCTGCGCGCAGTTTGAATTGTAGGCGTTAGAGCAGTGTTTTAGAGGCACCTACCGAAATGCAGCCACTGACTCCGGATCTGAGGGACTGAGTCCAAGCACAACCCTCCCAGCCTTCCTCTAGCCTCCCCCGGCTCGGCTCCCTCATCTGACCACCTCCCTTCCCCTGGACTGCCCGTGCCCTCCAAACCGCAGGCAGGACCATGAAACCGGTTCGCCGCAAAACCACCCCAAAGAAGCTCCCTAGGACCCCGTCTCGGCCCCGCGTCTCCACCTCCACCACACCCCCCGCAGGCTCTTCTCATCGCCATCGCTTTCCCGGTAGACGAGGCCAAGGAATTCTTAGGGAGATCCACAAGCTACAGAAAAGCACAAACCTGCTGATCAGTAAGGCACCCTTTGGTCGACTAGTTAGAGAAATATGCCTCAGATATACTCGAGGAGTGGACTATTATTGGCAAACTCTGGCCCTACTGGCCCTACAGGAGGCAGCAGAAGCATTTATAACTCATTTATTTGAAGATGCCTATCTCCTCTCCATACATGCCCGGAGGGTAAaccctgtatcccaaagatattcatTCAACTGCCCAGAAGGATCCGAGGTTTACAGGAAGGACCAGGCTAAATACTTGAGTACCAGTGGACCCTTAAACCCAGGAGTTAAAAATctaattcctttctatttctccaaATACTTGAGTTCCCAGTCTGGAGTTGCCACTTCCCATCTTCAACAACTTGTCATCATACCCATCTCTTGGGCACAGTTCTTTGGAGAACCTTGGATTGTTCCTttatacaaaatttaaataaaatgtttttaatcaaaaaaaaaaaaaaagaggattcatCCGCTGAAAGGACAAAGGAATGCCAAGCCCTAGGAGACCTGTGCATTGTACAAAAAGCACTGATCAGAGGGGAGAATGAAATATCTGTTCCACAGTTCCACACAGTGTCTTTACCTTTCCAGAGAGTATTTTTTAGGTGGTGAGCCCTTAggtaaattgttctccttattCTGTCCACTTGGTTCTGCATTAGTTCATCTATAGTCCAACATTTCCTTGCTGTAATCTTCTGAGTACATGATGGCAAGCTCTTTGTCTGTTCTCCTCCATTTTCACATCCCCTTTCCATCAACTCCATGCTGGCAAAAAGGACAGCCATACTGGACTCATATTGTCAGCCTTTATGGTCCCTGAGTCATAAAGTAAGATAGGAAGCTTAGCATGGTCCCAGTTTTGTTTACAGGGCTGGCTAAAATGTGACTTTCTGAACTTTACttgttattaaaagaaaataaatactccAACAAATAATGGGATACTTTTTATTTGTGATACCTTTCAGTAtttcaaaagaaggaaacaaaattactttACCAGGATTATTCCAGAGTAGAGTAAGATGATTCATGATTCTTGGCCTCCCTGTATTTCTGACTTTACTGTGAGTGTTCCTAGTAACTGCTTTCCTACCACCTGAACTCTCTTATCCAATCAGCTACAGACACATTAGGAAAAAGTCCTTTGTCatgatatttgttttttgtcattaATGTGTCAGTATAACTTAGTTTGATGGTttttttatatacagtttaagaattgacaccaaaaaaaaaaaagaattgaacttGACTGTAAACTTTAAttactaattcattcattcattcacacacttaagcattttcatttgttttgtcttCATTAGATATCTACAATCACTGGCCTTTATCCCTTAGGCAAGAGTTCTTAAAGAAAAGGCATTATTAAATTGCTCAGTTGAAATAGCCCAAATATTTAACTTCCCATCATAGGACTTGTTTTCCAACCCCTCAATCATCACTATTGCTGaatcttcaaaatgaaggggttagaaaaGATGATGAATAAGGTACTTTCTACTCtgaattctaatattctatgaaatttatttacataattagCATTTATCACTTGCCTATTATGTGCACAATGCCATAGTAAATACTAAGAGAGGACTGAATAAATCATGTAATTTTCAAAATGCTTCACATACTTTAAAGTGCTTCATAGACATCATTACTAGTAAAACACAAGCAAAGTCCTAAAGGTAGCAATAGCCAAGAGGTATGTGGAACAAAATGAGTATTGGACTAATGGAGATGGTAAGATTGGAAATATCAAGAAATGAGGTTGGATAGGTAGAGTTACCACTAGATTGAAGATATTGAATCTAACCAGTATGCAAAAAATCCTCAACAAAAAATATAGAAGTAAGGTTGGAAGTGATAGTTGATTTCATGGGAAGCACCAGAAATGAACTAACTGCCTTCTCTGTGCTGTGTAGATGATGTTCTGAATTAACTTTATTCTTGGATTCTCTTTTAGCATTGATGGGAAAACTCTCTTCCCACTCCCTTTTGTTATAAAGCTgtacctacttctttttttttttttttttttttttgcagggccatgggggttaagtgacttgcccagggtcacacagctagcaagtgtcaagtgtctgaggccagatttgaactcaggtactcctgaatccagggccagtgctttatccactgcgccacctagctgcccctgtatctacTTTTTGAATAAATATTGTATGAATATGTTTGCTGCTCCTTGTCACAATCCTCCAACAATATTATTCCTAGAACTCTTTTTTTGAAGGGAGGAaccaaacttgtgatttcattggtacattGAATGTCCTTTATACTGATGGAGTTGTAGAATTTATCCTATAacatggctctggaagagagagtgaggttggtgactttgcacagctctcccttatttaaatccaaattcacttcaagtcatgacatcacctgacatcatggttctcttcaagaatgaaggacaaaccaccacaacaacataatcttagagagttgcggGTAGCACTGAATCAGATatataggtgggggcagctaggtggtgcagtggataaagcaccagccctggattcaggaagacctgagttcaaatccaacttcagacacttgacacttaatagctgtgtgaccctgggcaagtcacttaaccctcattgccccgcaaaagaaagaaagaaagaaagaaagaaatatctagGTACAAATTCTCTCTTTGAAacatactagatatgtgacccctAGGCAAGCCACATAGTCAGTGTATGTCAAAGGTaacatttgaacctagatcttcctgtctctaaaGCCATCTCTCTATCTGTTGTACTACATTGCCTTTTTTGTGTGCCtgggaattatttttattttattttattttaaatttatgaaacaacacaagcatttccataacatagtagactAATAAAAAGATCAATATACACAAAACTGTAATCTACTATAtacaacttgccattccttttaaatacataataaatttatcatgtaaatttctttttttctcccccccactactgtagagatggctaccattagacacaaatatgtgtatgtatgtgtgtatgtaaaattattctatacataattctatttatcagttatttttctggatgcagttagcatttttcttcatgtgttaatttgggtatttataatagtcaaaatgacttagttgctcaaagttgtttttaaatcagtattgctgttactgtatacaatattctcttggttctgctgatttcactcttcattatttaatGCAATTCTAaacatgttttcctaaaatcaatgggctcatcatttcttatagcacagtaatattccatcatgatcatataccacaacttgttcagccattccccaattgatgggcatcccctcgatttccagttctttgccaccacaaaatttctataaatattttagaagatataggttcttttcctttttgccttaTCATCTTTGGAATTAGACCTattattggtattgctgggtcaattgCTGTAtaagcagtttaataactct is drawn from Dromiciops gliroides isolate mDroGli1 chromosome 2, mDroGli1.pri, whole genome shotgun sequence and contains these coding sequences:
- the LOC122740798 gene encoding LOW QUALITY PROTEIN: histone H3-like centromeric protein A (The sequence of the model RefSeq protein was modified relative to this genomic sequence to represent the inferred CDS: deleted 2 bases in 2 codons), yielding MKPVRRKTTPKKLPRTPSRPRVSTSTTPPAGSSHRHRFPGRRGQGILREIHKLQKSTNLLISKAPFGRLVREICLRYTRGVDYYWQTLALLALQEAAEAFITHLFEDAYLLSIHARRVTLYPKDFIQLPRRIRGLQEGPG